In Zalophus californianus isolate mZalCal1 chromosome 4, mZalCal1.pri.v2, whole genome shotgun sequence, the following proteins share a genomic window:
- the LOC113937530 gene encoding protein SET-like: MSAPEVKVSKKELNSNHDGADETSEKEQQEAIEHIDEVQNEIDRLNEQASEEILKVEQKYNKLRQPFFQKRSELIAKIPNFWVTTFVNHPQVSALLGEEDEEALHYLTRVEVTEFEDIKSGYRIDFYFDENPYLENKVLSKEFHLNESGDPSSKSTEIKWKSGKDLTKRSSQTQNKASRKRQHEEPESFFTWFTDHSDAGADELGEVIKDDIWPNPLQYSLVPDMDDEEGEGEENDDEEEEGLEDIDEEGDEDEGEEDEDDDEGEEGEEDEGDD; encoded by the coding sequence ATGTCGGCGCCGGAGGTCAAAGTCAGTAAAAAGGAGCTCAACTCCAACCACGACGGGGCCGACGagacctcagaaaaagaacagcaagaagCAATTGAACATATTGATGaagtacaaaatgaaatagaCAGACTTAATGAACAAGCCAGTGAGGAGATTTTGAAAGTagaacagaaatataacaaactCCGCCAACCATTTTTTCAGAAGAGGTCGGAATTGATCGCCAAAATCCCCAATTTTTGGGTAACAACATTTGTTAACCATCCACAAGTGTCTGCACTGCTTGGGGAGGAGGATGAAGAGGCGCTGCATTATTTGACAAGAGTTGAAGTGACAGAATTTGAAGATATTAAATCAGGTTacagaatagatttttattttgatgaaaacccTTACTTGGAAAATAAAGTTCTCTCCAAAGAATTTCATCTGAATGAGAGTGGTGATCCATCTTCAAAGTCCACCGAAATCAAATGGAAATCTGGAAAGGATTTGACGAAACGTTCAAGTCAAACACAGAATAAAGCCAGCAGGAAGAGACAGCATGAGGAACCAGAGAGCTTCTTCACCTGGTTTACTGACCACTCTGATGCAGGTGCAGATGAGTTAGGAGAGGTCATCAAAGATGATATTTGGCCAAATCCGTTACAGTACTCCTTGGTTCCCGATATGGATgatgaagaaggggaaggagaagaaaatgatgatgaagaagaagaaggattgGAAGATATCGATGAAGAAGGAGATGAGGATGAAggtgaagaagatgaagatgatgatgagggggaggaaggagaggaggatgaAGGAGATGACTAA